In Hymenobacter gelipurpurascens, one DNA window encodes the following:
- a CDS encoding efflux RND transporter permease subunit, whose product MISSLYKWRFLFLAALAAACVALWPGVQAGVQVDNRLSAWFLEGDPALVAYHTFQQRFGNDEVVIIGVHDPATLLTSRNFRRLRQLSQALEHHPDVAAVLGAGTTSVPAPDGLHSARQLLDSTTTPAAVQRYLARQPTLRAQLFSPDYRTARLLVVLRSSPDFDDRRGEILGQLRTLTEAHVPKGRAWLGGVGVVYAGLNALSQQDFGLFLGLGYVLMFVVFWLLYRNLWLLLYTLGIVGLATYITLGLYGLLGYRLNLMTVLLPVIIILLGLMDALHVVNERNHLAGPGSTGPTDTLQALRNLARPCLATMLTTVAGFLALLSSPMAILRVFGVFAALGIALCLVFTFGLGVLLLPHAAPSPRATHTTSTRLVAFYGFVLRHRRLATVVSVVLVGLGLWGATRLRADTYTLGYLPTDNIVVRDHQALEAAWGPYLPLELLVEPRPGYSLSSPAVLRAAAAFSDSARTLHSAGEVFGFHSLYQAGLETRYGPRGGQLLGQSGAVKDIASRLQNDYPQLLGQFEHKPSGTGRITVSGRMLSARQLTATTDTLLRMARHTLGPVANVRPAGYQPLYARITDYVTTSQTNSLLLSFVLVLGLVWTFVGNFRLALLALIPNVFPVVVLLGVMGWAGIALDTATASIAAIVLSFCTDDTVHFIHAYREQRRAGLGPYAARHVTIAHVGPTIVLTSAVLFGGYAVMMLASLQTVFLFGLLTSLSIAAALYGEVIIFPLLLERFDRE is encoded by the coding sequence ATGATTTCTTCGCTTTACAAGTGGCGCTTTCTGTTTCTGGCCGCTTTAGCTGCTGCGTGCGTAGCACTGTGGCCAGGTGTGCAGGCCGGCGTACAGGTTGATAACAGACTCTCTGCCTGGTTTCTGGAAGGCGACCCGGCCCTGGTGGCCTACCACACCTTTCAGCAACGCTTCGGCAATGATGAGGTGGTTATCATTGGCGTGCATGACCCGGCTACGCTGCTCACGTCGCGCAACTTCCGGCGGCTGCGGCAGCTGAGCCAGGCCCTGGAGCACCACCCCGATGTAGCGGCCGTACTCGGCGCGGGCACTACCTCCGTGCCGGCGCCCGATGGCCTACACTCAGCCCGCCAGCTGCTGGATTCTACCACCACTCCGGCAGCTGTGCAGCGCTACCTGGCGCGGCAGCCAACGCTCCGAGCGCAGCTGTTCAGTCCCGATTATCGTACGGCCCGGCTGCTGGTGGTACTGCGGAGTAGCCCCGATTTTGATGACCGCCGCGGCGAGATTCTAGGCCAGTTGCGGACACTAACGGAAGCGCATGTACCCAAAGGCCGCGCCTGGCTGGGCGGCGTGGGCGTGGTGTATGCGGGCCTCAATGCGCTTTCCCAGCAGGATTTTGGGCTGTTTCTGGGCCTGGGCTACGTGCTGATGTTTGTGGTTTTCTGGCTGCTTTACCGCAATCTGTGGCTGCTGCTGTACACGCTGGGCATTGTGGGCTTGGCCACCTATATCACGCTAGGCCTGTATGGCCTGCTGGGCTACCGTCTTAACCTCATGACGGTGCTGCTGCCGGTTATCATTATTCTGCTGGGACTCATGGATGCCCTGCACGTGGTGAATGAGCGCAACCACCTTGCTGGGCCCGGCAGCACCGGCCCCACCGATACCCTACAGGCCCTGCGTAACCTCGCCCGTCCTTGTCTGGCCACCATGCTCACAACGGTGGCGGGGTTTCTGGCCCTGCTCAGCAGCCCAATGGCCATTCTGCGCGTGTTTGGCGTGTTTGCGGCGTTGGGCATTGCGCTCTGCCTGGTTTTCACCTTCGGGTTGGGCGTTTTGCTATTGCCCCATGCCGCCCCTAGCCCCCGCGCAACGCACACCACCAGCACGCGGCTGGTGGCTTTCTACGGCTTTGTGCTGCGGCACCGGCGGCTGGCCACAGTGGTTTCGGTGGTGTTGGTAGGCCTAGGCCTGTGGGGCGCTACCCGCCTGCGCGCCGACACCTACACGCTCGGCTATTTGCCAACTGATAACATCGTGGTGCGCGACCACCAAGCACTGGAAGCCGCCTGGGGGCCGTATCTGCCGCTGGAACTGCTGGTTGAGCCGCGCCCCGGCTACTCGCTCTCCAGCCCAGCCGTGCTACGGGCAGCGGCGGCATTCTCCGATTCGGCCCGGACCCTGCACAGCGCCGGCGAAGTATTTGGCTTTCATTCCCTGTATCAGGCGGGGCTTGAAACGCGCTACGGGCCGCGGGGCGGGCAATTGCTAGGCCAGTCAGGGGCCGTGAAGGATATTGCTTCGCGCCTCCAAAACGACTACCCGCAGCTGCTAGGCCAGTTTGAGCACAAGCCCTCGGGCACGGGGCGCATCACGGTTTCGGGCCGAATGCTCTCGGCGCGGCAGCTCACCGCCACCACCGATACGCTGCTGCGCATGGCCCGCCACACGCTAGGCCCGGTGGCCAATGTGCGGCCCGCCGGCTACCAGCCGCTCTACGCCCGCATCACCGACTACGTCACGACTTCCCAGACCAACAGCCTGCTGCTGTCGTTTGTGCTGGTGCTGGGGCTGGTGTGGACTTTCGTGGGCAACTTCCGGCTGGCTTTGCTGGCTCTGATTCCCAATGTGTTTCCGGTGGTGGTACTGCTGGGCGTGATGGGCTGGGCCGGCATTGCGCTGGATACCGCCACGGCCAGCATTGCGGCCATCGTGCTCAGCTTCTGCACCGATGATACCGTACACTTCATTCATGCGTACCGGGAGCAGCGCCGCGCAGGCCTGGGTCCCTATGCCGCCCGCCACGTCACCATTGCGCACGTCGGTCCTACCATTGTGCTCACCAGCGCGGTGCTGTTTGGCGGCTATGCCGTGATGATGCTGGCTTCCCTGCAAACCGTTTTCCTGTTCGGCCTCCTCACTTCGCTTTCTATTGCCGCCGCCCTCTACGGCGAAGTTATCATCTTCCCGCTGCTACTGGAGCGTTTTGATCGGGAGTAG
- a CDS encoding UbiA prenyltransferase family protein produces MLFPASRSFGAYLQERFPPVNMALFAIVFLTVRAVVVAAGEPAGFGLRELLGIGATISFFYRLRVFDEVKDYATDLEHHPQRVLQTGRVTLPQLGAVAVLGSLGEMLWSWWMGPMALAGWGIAVGYSLLMRYEFGVGQWLRQRLVLYAGTHLLVMPLVILWLWWALAGPGYLPQVFWLLAALSLLGGLAFEIARKIRPAATEVPGLDSYSRELGYGGAIGAVLVVLLAGVLVQARLLALLQAGPVPLVVLGLLYLLTAVHYVLAWRQPDTGRLKKAELLTSLFMLVSYVSILIEIHGLGHRFAI; encoded by the coding sequence ATGCTTTTTCCCGCTTCCCGCTCATTTGGGGCCTATTTGCAGGAGCGTTTTCCGCCTGTGAACATGGCGCTCTTTGCCATTGTGTTCCTGACGGTGCGGGCAGTGGTGGTGGCGGCCGGTGAGCCAGCGGGGTTTGGGTTGCGGGAGCTGTTGGGCATTGGGGCTACCATCTCATTCTTCTACCGGCTGCGGGTGTTTGATGAGGTGAAGGATTACGCCACCGACCTGGAGCATCATCCGCAGCGGGTGCTGCAAACGGGGCGCGTAACGTTGCCGCAGTTGGGGGCGGTGGCCGTGTTGGGCAGCCTTGGGGAGATGCTGTGGTCGTGGTGGATGGGACCGATGGCGCTGGCCGGATGGGGCATAGCCGTGGGCTACAGCCTGCTGATGCGCTACGAGTTTGGCGTAGGCCAGTGGCTGCGGCAACGGCTGGTGCTGTACGCCGGCACCCACCTGCTCGTGATGCCCCTCGTGATTTTGTGGCTCTGGTGGGCGCTGGCCGGCCCGGGTTACTTGCCGCAGGTGTTCTGGCTGCTGGCGGCCCTCAGCCTGCTGGGCGGACTGGCTTTCGAAATAGCGCGCAAAATTCGCCCCGCTGCCACCGAGGTGCCCGGCCTCGATTCTTACTCGCGGGAGCTGGGCTACGGCGGTGCCATTGGGGCGGTGTTGGTGGTGCTGCTGGCAGGGGTGCTGGTGCAGGCGCGGCTGCTGGCTTTGCTGCAGGCCGGGCCGGTGCCCCTGGTGGTGCTAGGCCTGCTTTACCTGCTCACGGCTGTGCATTATGTGTTGGCCTGGCGCCAGCCAGACACCGGGCGCCTGAAGAAAGCCGAGCTACTGACCTCCCTGTTCATGCTCGTCAGCTACGTTTCTATTCTCATCGAAATACATGGTCTAGGCCACCGCTTCGCCATCTAG
- a CDS encoding PEP/pyruvate-binding domain-containing protein — protein sequence MLLLPHTPAAVRRTYTPGGKAAGLQKLQELGLPVPPFVVLPAETFEPRLQPLPTTPEGLAQRSNELRSFQLSASDAAALDHTLASWGFPERPVVVRSSVADEDGATAAFAGLMDSFLNLTTLPDVLAAIGACAASAYSERAVAYRQQKGLPLAARPAVVVQRQLTAEVSGVLFTTYPEYPLYEAIHVVRGFGEGLVGGHFDPQETYLSKATGAVCGQRQPLQPEQLVAAPSGSGLCLAPVPPNLQATECLTAEQLQNLHEAAQLLEKHMGHPQDVEFVVAEGKVWLVQARPITQPIPEVVVYDNSNIQESYCGVTTPLTFRFAQRAYATVYRQTMRVLGLPQHVIDGHETVVTQLLGLVQGRIYYHINHWYQGLLLLPSFRQNKEDMERMMGLEEPADVVQTRVRSLPERLRMLPRLLLNLSRLLRAFQQLPKQITRFQANFQTHYARFYQLTLPTLSGAELLAEKARLDAGLLQQWTTPIVNDFRVMMANGRALRQLRRSGLGHPEEFLHRYLSGDDTLPSAQMPRLMQQLAQQTAAHPNLRALILALPPDVHTQVGYLAPAFHASATEFIQQYGDRTVGELKLETRTMRLEPRIFYQYLRNYLVGPSSLSTALPGGGTPLSQSADADLAQALLGHSWWQRRQTRKALGQLRSAIHAREALRLERTRLFGMYRALYLAAGELLANTGGLATARDVFYLTEDEIDSALQPQKNAPVANYQPLVTLRKAEFAAYAQVEVPARVTVPAAPSFTAQPDLSSDASSVGHLRGTGCVAGVVEGEVLVIRGPEDNLDVAGKIVCALRTDPGWAVLFPNCRAVAIEKGSALSHSVILLRELGIPTIINVPRLTASLQSGQHVRFDGAAGELLVLAESE from the coding sequence ATGCTACTCCTCCCTCACACACCAGCCGCCGTGCGCCGCACCTACACACCAGGCGGGAAGGCGGCCGGACTGCAGAAATTGCAGGAACTAGGGCTGCCGGTGCCTCCCTTCGTAGTGCTGCCCGCTGAAACGTTCGAGCCCCGGCTACAGCCCCTGCCTACCACCCCTGAGGGCCTAGCACAACGCAGTAACGAGCTGCGCTCCTTTCAGTTATCGGCGTCAGATGCAGCGGCGCTAGATCATACTCTGGCCAGCTGGGGATTCCCTGAGCGGCCCGTAGTGGTGCGCTCCTCCGTCGCGGATGAAGATGGCGCCACCGCAGCCTTTGCCGGCCTCATGGATTCCTTCCTGAATCTTACTACGCTGCCTGATGTGCTGGCAGCTATTGGCGCTTGCGCGGCCAGTGCCTACTCAGAGCGGGCCGTGGCCTACCGTCAGCAAAAGGGCCTGCCGCTGGCCGCCCGCCCGGCAGTGGTTGTGCAGCGGCAGCTAACGGCAGAGGTGAGCGGGGTGCTGTTTACTACCTATCCGGAGTACCCGCTGTACGAGGCTATTCATGTGGTGCGGGGCTTTGGAGAAGGGCTGGTGGGCGGGCATTTCGATCCGCAGGAAACCTACCTAAGCAAGGCCACGGGCGCCGTGTGCGGGCAGCGCCAGCCGCTACAGCCAGAGCAGCTGGTGGCCGCTCCGAGTGGTTCGGGGTTATGTTTGGCGCCGGTACCGCCGAATCTGCAGGCCACCGAATGCCTCACGGCAGAGCAGCTGCAAAATCTGCACGAGGCGGCGCAGCTCCTGGAAAAGCACATGGGCCATCCGCAGGATGTGGAATTTGTGGTGGCCGAAGGCAAGGTGTGGCTGGTGCAGGCGCGGCCCATCACGCAGCCCATTCCGGAGGTGGTGGTCTATGATAACTCCAACATTCAGGAAAGCTACTGCGGCGTCACGACGCCCCTCACGTTCCGCTTTGCTCAGCGCGCCTACGCCACCGTGTATCGCCAAACGATGCGCGTACTAGGCCTGCCTCAGCACGTAATCGACGGGCATGAAACCGTGGTGACCCAGCTGCTGGGCCTGGTGCAGGGGCGCATTTATTACCACATCAACCACTGGTACCAGGGTCTGCTGCTGCTGCCATCATTCCGCCAGAACAAGGAGGATATGGAGCGCATGATGGGCCTGGAAGAACCCGCAGATGTAGTGCAAACTCGCGTGCGGAGCCTCCCGGAACGCCTCCGGATGCTGCCGCGCCTGCTGCTGAACCTGAGCCGGCTGCTGCGTGCTTTCCAGCAGTTGCCCAAGCAGATTACCCGCTTTCAAGCCAACTTCCAGACTCACTATGCGCGTTTCTATCAGCTGACCCTACCCACTCTTTCGGGAGCAGAGTTGCTGGCCGAAAAAGCGCGCCTCGATGCCGGTTTGCTGCAGCAGTGGACCACACCCATCGTGAATGATTTTCGGGTGATGATGGCCAACGGCCGCGCCCTACGCCAGCTCCGCCGCAGTGGCCTAGGCCACCCCGAGGAGTTTCTGCACCGCTACCTCTCAGGCGACGATACGCTGCCAAGTGCCCAGATGCCGCGCCTCATGCAGCAGTTGGCCCAGCAGACCGCTGCCCATCCCAATCTACGCGCCCTGATACTAGCACTGCCCCCCGATGTGCACACCCAGGTAGGCTACCTCGCGCCAGCTTTTCATGCGTCCGCCACCGAGTTCATTCAGCAATACGGCGACCGGACCGTGGGCGAGCTGAAGCTCGAAACCCGCACCATGCGCCTGGAACCGCGCATCTTCTATCAATACCTACGCAACTACCTGGTGGGCCCCAGCAGCCTCAGCACGGCATTGCCTGGTGGTGGCACACCGTTGAGCCAAAGCGCCGACGCCGATCTGGCCCAAGCCCTGCTAGGCCACTCCTGGTGGCAGCGCCGCCAGACGCGCAAGGCCCTAGGCCAGTTGCGCAGCGCCATTCATGCCCGCGAGGCCCTGCGTCTGGAGCGTACCCGGCTGTTCGGAATGTATCGGGCGCTGTACCTGGCCGCCGGGGAGCTACTGGCAAACACAGGTGGCCTGGCCACGGCCCGCGACGTCTTTTACCTGACAGAAGATGAAATTGACTCGGCTCTACAGCCCCAGAAAAATGCGCCGGTAGCTAATTATCAGCCTTTGGTAACGCTTCGGAAAGCAGAGTTTGCGGCCTATGCGCAGGTAGAGGTTCCGGCTCGTGTGACCGTTCCGGCAGCGCCCTCTTTCACGGCGCAACCAGACCTGAGCTCCGACGCAAGTAGCGTAGGCCACTTGCGCGGCACCGGCTGCGTGGCGGGCGTGGTGGAAGGTGAAGTATTGGTGATCCGCGGCCCCGAGGACAACCTGGATGTGGCGGGCAAGATTGTGTGTGCCCTGCGCACCGACCCCGGCTGGGCCGTGCTGTTTCCCAACTGCCGCGCCGTGGCCATTGAGAAGGGTTCCGCGCTTTCGCACTCCGTTATTCTGCTCCGCGAGTTGGGCATCCCGACCATCATCAACGTACCCCGTCTCACCGCCAGCCTGCAATCTGGCCAGCACGTGCGCTTTGATGGCGCTGCTGGTGAGCTACTGGTGCTGGCGGAAAGCGAGTAG